DNA sequence from the Vicia villosa cultivar HV-30 ecotype Madison, WI linkage group LG3, Vvil1.0, whole genome shotgun sequence genome:
TCATTTTGAAACCCAAATTCCACTTCTGCTTCATCTAGTAACATCTTGAATAATGGGTGTGAAACAAACTTGGTCTTCACAATAAACCTTTGTCTTTCAGATCCAACATAAACTGAAAAACAACCTTTGGGGATGTTTTCTAAAAATGATTTTGAAGTTCCCTTATTCAATATTAGTGACCTCATATTGCTATTGCCACCTCCATCTCCAAATGATTGCCATttcttcaatatcatattctTCTTACATTTTCCTTTTATATCACccattaatatttttcaaatccTGCAACAAAATATAGTTATTTATTCTTCtatggaaaaaataataaatattgataTTTGAAAATGCATGGAAAACATGCATGATTCATGAATGAATAATATATACCTGAAGATTGGGTTGTAATGGCCTTCATTAAATAAATGGAAGAGAATGTAATGAATTTATACATAAAAAATGAAGGGTACATTCTCTGGTCTTTGTTCTCTCTATGGGTAGTGTCAACGCACAAAAGTCTTAAAAATTTGGCATTTATCATTTTTGTCTATGCCGCATATCTTGAAAACAAAAATATAGTCTtctaattgttttgttttgttgtgtgttttttaataatattatttttactttagAAAACGGAATATTGGTTCCACAAAGTCAATGAGATTGGCACTTTTGTAATTTCCAAACTGCTTCTAAAAATGTTGACCgtggtttttttttctttatcgtTTTGtagtaaactatgtgtgaagattgaagagaaaagtgtGGAATTTTGACAATATGTGATGATGGAGATATTACGGGGTTCTTTGTGGTTTCAGTATGCTACTAGTTTTAAATTATTACTGTTACCATTATTACTTTTATATACTTCTATAACTTGAaatttaattttgacatttttcAAAAAGGATATTCTGataattcattttttatgtttT
Encoded proteins:
- the LOC131655408 gene encoding auxin-responsive protein SAUR71-like, with amino-acid sequence MGDIKGKCKKNMILKKWQSFGDGGGNSNMRSLILNKGTSKSFLENIPKGCFSVYVGSERQRFIVKTKFVSHPLFKMLLDEAEVEFGFQNDGPIRLPCKVDLFYKVLAEMNNFGMEDKINDGVCRRFNKAKRFSLFCSSKPKLYE